In a single window of the Methanofollis ethanolicus genome:
- a CDS encoding DUF3344 domain-containing protein has protein sequence MKDGVDREMRKTFLVFCIAALLCMTAFVVPAMAANETFPADADAQIRWGDLPGNTNYGTQTSLYIRESGNPLGSSAGTLYRCLIHFDLSSIPEGAMIESATLYGYMYDRAGDREVGAYRVTDTWNESSVTWNTQPSVNTQPTSSIDPGSTANTWICWNVTQDVQAYADITANYGWMLAFTNESATSTLQKVQMGSREYSESTQRPYLNVTYTIPPLVLTTIEVSPATASVAVNATKQFNATALDQNGAEMSGVSFAWTSSNETVGTVNQTGYFTALAAGATTVTASAENASGTATINVVVPTCDLTFPSGGAHPITGGTVFACMQNTIRIISLTNLGPGMSPETEVEVRSSDGFVGRVTVPPIEPGERAPFLFLNDTTIRESGGTVTYTAIIDPDNTVVETDETNNAVTSQPKNVKYNGYMGKRYWENGSDINTVRTYDLRGDIVHSFGNSQYVSGSFGDEGWTNYTVTWTGSDLPLPAGATVRDACLYVPYCWDNTYSAPENVSIDFNGVRVPYVHWYHDKANFGAFGDFVYGMMTYNVTDLYAAGASNTALFTREGTNAKISPAGFTLAVIYEDASATRKQIFVNEEFDALGADPVNYGTNESGATAYAPFTGRAIDTATIARANLTTFVPWGNDGEGNLYFNGDQIGTGVWNYGPRAVGASDSPQVAVDDREVTAYLNATGNEAAVQSSEGNQPLMVAAQTFLVVEYADPASPDLTVSTLASNCGQVFSASNNTYTTKVTNIGNAAAGAFAVEFNVSGTTGTVSIDGLAAGANTTVTWTDETIRTAGETVTVTATADVEGAVTESNEENNLKTIEKTVVANGYRGKRWTGGDDIPTAKTYDVRGDLVWSTGDSAYLSASKSPHWTTYSANWTSADLAVPTNATITAARLYVPYTWDKGPVFPDNVTLTFNGVTPERVALYEDEKMWGSSYPYGMTVYDVKDAFSKDSNAAVLTSTFPGGGNVSVRGMVLAVVYDDGVTAPHTVLINEGFDLLYGGSGQGTTPEQATAYAPFATVESGAVDATLITVAPGAGPTEGELLFNGETWTDVWNFTGTTEIGIDDRDVTAYLGGENTAAFQSSGDWMEAAAAFLVVEYPLPPGSISVASTPAGALISLDGADTGLVTPATLENVPAGDHVVTLKLADHADASTPVTVVSEETATVSLTLTTHTGSLAVTSAPTGALILIDGAATGKTTDATVDRIGIGDHLVTLTKDGYRSAGANVTVRHNETTTLHLDLVEATGNITVSSSPDRARIFLDGAATEWTTNVTLENIPAGEHTITVKKSGYADAAKTVTVVDRETVTVSFALVEPSGSILVTSSPDGARILLDGTDTGEMTNTTLTRIAPGEHTVTLALDGYLAAEETVTVAAGETAKVHLALGNAAITLHPGWNFVSTPKTLDAGADSIALFDGVDTDGHSVLLYNGTRGWEAMSSQESFQPLDGVWIFANGTYTIPLSFAADTHDTPPTKDLDRGWNAIGFTDTVPEPAVTTLRSVEDTWATLFGFNAEAQAYDVSIIRGATGRHGDDRTMNPFHGYWIYMNNPDTLCVIGA, from the coding sequence ATGAAAGACGGAGTTGATAGGGAGATGCGAAAAACATTTCTGGTTTTCTGTATCGCTGCACTGCTGTGCATGACCGCATTCGTTGTACCGGCGATGGCCGCCAACGAAACATTCCCGGCAGACGCCGACGCACAGATCCGATGGGGTGATCTTCCCGGAAATACGAATTATGGCACTCAGACAAGTCTGTATATTCGAGAATCTGGCAATCCTCTGGGGTCTTCAGCTGGTACACTCTATAGGTGCCTTATCCACTTCGACCTCTCGTCGATCCCCGAAGGGGCGATGATCGAGTCGGCAACGCTCTATGGATATATGTACGACAGGGCAGGCGACAGAGAGGTCGGTGCTTACCGCGTGACCGATACGTGGAATGAGTCCAGTGTCACCTGGAATACGCAACCTTCGGTAAATACGCAACCGACCAGTTCGATCGATCCCGGATCGACAGCGAATACCTGGATCTGCTGGAACGTCACGCAGGACGTACAGGCATACGCGGACATTACTGCAAACTATGGGTGGATGCTTGCATTTACAAATGAATCCGCTACTTCTACTTTGCAGAAAGTTCAGATGGGAAGCCGTGAATATTCTGAATCCACGCAACGCCCCTACCTGAACGTAACCTACACAATCCCCCCCCTCGTCCTGACCACGATCGAAGTTTCTCCCGCGACGGCGAGCGTGGCGGTGAACGCCACGAAGCAATTCAACGCAACAGCACTGGACCAGAACGGCGCTGAGATGAGCGGCGTCTCCTTCGCCTGGACGAGCAGCAACGAGACTGTCGGCACGGTGAACCAGACCGGGTACTTCACCGCCCTCGCCGCCGGCGCGACCACGGTCACCGCGTCAGCGGAGAATGCGAGCGGGACAGCGACGATAAACGTGGTTGTGCCGACCTGCGACCTTACCTTCCCGAGTGGCGGAGCACATCCCATCACTGGAGGCACTGTATTCGCCTGCATGCAAAACACCATCCGGATCATCAGCCTTACCAATCTCGGTCCAGGTATGTCTCCTGAAACAGAGGTCGAGGTTCGCTCAAGCGACGGTTTCGTCGGCAGGGTCACCGTCCCCCCGATCGAGCCCGGAGAGAGAGCGCCATTCCTATTCCTCAACGACACGACTATCAGGGAGTCTGGCGGAACTGTGACCTACACCGCCATCATCGACCCCGACAACACCGTCGTCGAGACCGATGAGACCAACAACGCCGTAACAAGTCAGCCAAAAAACGTCAAGTACAACGGCTATATGGGCAAACGCTACTGGGAGAACGGCAGCGACATCAATACAGTGCGGACCTACGACCTCCGCGGCGACATCGTCCACTCTTTCGGCAACAGTCAGTATGTCTCCGGCAGCTTCGGAGATGAGGGCTGGACGAACTATACCGTGACCTGGACAGGGTCTGACCTTCCTCTGCCGGCGGGTGCGACTGTCCGCGACGCCTGCCTCTATGTTCCGTACTGCTGGGACAACACGTATTCGGCGCCTGAAAACGTCTCGATCGATTTCAACGGCGTCCGCGTGCCCTATGTGCACTGGTACCACGATAAGGCGAACTTTGGGGCGTTTGGCGACTTTGTCTACGGTATGATGACCTACAACGTGACCGATCTCTACGCGGCCGGCGCCAGCAACACGGCGCTCTTCACCCGGGAAGGGACCAACGCCAAGATATCGCCAGCCGGGTTCACCCTTGCCGTGATCTACGAAGATGCCTCTGCTACCAGAAAGCAGATCTTCGTCAACGAGGAGTTCGACGCCCTCGGTGCCGATCCCGTGAATTATGGCACGAACGAGAGCGGTGCGACGGCGTATGCGCCGTTCACCGGCAGGGCTATCGATACGGCGACCATCGCCCGTGCGAACCTCACGACCTTCGTCCCGTGGGGCAATGACGGGGAGGGCAACCTGTACTTCAACGGGGACCAGATCGGAACCGGGGTGTGGAACTACGGTCCGCGTGCGGTGGGCGCCTCCGACTCCCCGCAGGTGGCTGTGGACGACCGTGAGGTGACGGCGTACCTGAACGCGACCGGGAACGAGGCGGCGGTCCAGAGTTCTGAAGGCAACCAACCACTGATGGTCGCGGCACAGACCTTCCTGGTCGTCGAATATGCCGATCCCGCCTCTCCCGACCTGACGGTCTCGACCCTCGCCTCGAACTGCGGTCAGGTCTTCTCCGCCTCGAACAACACCTACACCACGAAGGTCACGAACATCGGTAACGCCGCCGCCGGCGCCTTCGCCGTCGAGTTCAACGTGAGCGGCACGACGGGCACTGTCTCCATCGACGGCCTCGCCGCCGGTGCGAACACCACCGTCACCTGGACCGACGAGACGATACGTACCGCCGGTGAGACCGTGACTGTCACAGCGACGGCCGACGTGGAGGGTGCGGTCACCGAATCGAACGAAGAGAACAACCTTAAGACCATCGAGAAGACCGTCGTCGCCAACGGGTACCGGGGCAAGCGGTGGACTGGCGGCGATGACATCCCGACCGCGAAGACCTATGACGTCCGCGGCGACCTCGTGTGGTCGACCGGCGACAGTGCGTACCTGAGCGCCTCGAAGTCTCCGCACTGGACGACATACAGCGCGAACTGGACGTCCGCGGATCTGGCCGTGCCAACCAACGCCACGATCACCGCCGCCCGCCTCTACGTCCCGTACACCTGGGACAAGGGCCCGGTCTTCCCCGACAACGTCACGCTGACCTTCAACGGTGTGACCCCCGAGCGTGTCGCCCTCTACGAGGACGAGAAGATGTGGGGATCCTCGTACCCGTACGGCATGACCGTGTATGACGTGAAAGACGCCTTCAGCAAGGACAGCAACGCCGCCGTGCTCACGAGCACCTTCCCCGGCGGCGGCAACGTCTCCGTGCGCGGGATGGTGCTTGCGGTCGTCTATGACGACGGCGTCACCGCCCCGCATACCGTGTTGATCAACGAAGGCTTCGACCTCCTGTATGGCGGCAGCGGGCAGGGCACAACGCCCGAGCAGGCGACCGCGTATGCGCCCTTCGCCACCGTCGAGAGCGGCGCCGTCGATGCGACGCTCATCACCGTCGCCCCGGGCGCCGGACCGACCGAAGGTGAACTGCTCTTCAATGGCGAGACCTGGACCGACGTCTGGAACTTTACCGGCACCACCGAGATCGGCATCGACGATCGGGACGTGACGGCGTACCTCGGCGGAGAGAACACCGCCGCGTTCCAGAGCAGCGGCGACTGGATGGAGGCCGCCGCCGCATTCCTCGTCGTCGAATACCCCCTCCCGCCCGGCAGCATCTCGGTCGCCTCGACCCCCGCCGGTGCTCTGATCTCCCTTGACGGTGCCGACACCGGCCTCGTCACCCCTGCAACCCTGGAGAACGTCCCGGCCGGCGACCACGTCGTCACCCTGAAACTCGCCGATCACGCCGACGCCTCGACCCCGGTCACCGTCGTGAGCGAGGAGACCGCGACCGTCTCCCTCACGCTGACCACCCACACCGGCAGCCTCGCCGTCACCTCCGCGCCCACCGGGGCTCTGATCCTCATCGACGGCGCCGCCACCGGGAAGACCACCGACGCCACCGTCGACCGGATCGGCATCGGCGACCATCTCGTCACCCTGACGAAGGACGGCTACCGCAGCGCCGGGGCGAACGTGACGGTCCGTCACAACGAGACGACGACCCTCCACCTGGACCTCGTCGAGGCGACCGGAAACATCACCGTCTCCTCCTCTCCCGACCGTGCCAGGATCTTCCTCGACGGTGCCGCCACCGAGTGGACGACGAACGTCACCCTGGAGAATATCCCGGCCGGCGAGCACACGATCACCGTGAAGAAGAGCGGGTATGCCGACGCCGCGAAGACCGTGACCGTCGTCGATAGAGAGACCGTCACCGTCTCCTTCGCCCTCGTCGAACCCTCGGGCAGCATCCTGGTCACCTCCTCCCCTGACGGCGCCCGCATCCTCCTCGACGGCACAGACACCGGCGAGATGACGAACACCACCCTTACCCGCATTGCGCCGGGCGAGCACACCGTCACCCTCGCCCTCGACGGCTACCTCGCCGCCGAGGAGACCGTGACCGTCGCCGCAGGCGAGACCGCAAAGGTCCACCTCGCCCTCGGCAACGCCGCGATCACCCTCCATCCGGGCTGGAACTTCGTCTCGACGCCGAAGACCCTCGACGCCGGAGCGGACTCCATCGCCCTCTTCGACGGCGTCGACACCGACGGCCACTCCGTCCTGCTGTACAACGGCACCCGCGGCTGGGAGGCGATGAGTTCGCAGGAATCGTTCCAGCCCCTCGATGGCGTCTGGATCTTCGCAAACGGCACGTACACGATCCCGCTCTCCTTCGCCGCCGACACGCACGACACCCCCCCGACGAAAGACCTCGACAGAGGCTGGAACGCCATCGGGTTCACCGACACCGTGCCCGAACCCGCGGTCACCACCCTCAGGTCGGTCGAAGACACCTGGGCGACACTCTTCGGCTTCAACGCCGAAGCACAGGCATACGACGTCTCCATCATTCGCGGAGCGACGGGACGCCACGGCGACGACCGCACCATGAACCCATTCCACGGATACTGGATCTACATGAACAACCCGGACACGCTCTGCGTAATCGGAGCATGA